The following proteins are encoded in a genomic region of Nomascus leucogenys isolate Asia chromosome 17, Asia_NLE_v1, whole genome shotgun sequence:
- the LOC100600692 gene encoding origin recognition complex subunit 6-like isoform X1, producing MGSELIRRLAPRLGLAEPDMLRKAEEYLRLSRVKCVGLSARTTETSSAVMCLDLAASWMKCPLDRAYLIKLSGLNKETYQSCLKSFECLLGLNSNIGIRDLAVQFSCTEAVNMASKILKSYESSLPQTQQVDLDLSRPLFTSAALLSACKILKLKVDKNKMVATSGVKKAIFDRLCKQLEKIGQQVDREPGDLATPPRKRKKIVVEAPAKEMEKVEEMPHKPQKDEDLTQDYEEWKRKILENAASAQKATAE from the exons ATGGGGTCGGAGCTGATCAGGCGCCTGGCCCCGCGCCTGGGCCTCGCCGAGCCCGACATGCTGAG GAAAGCAGAGGAGTACTTGCGCCTATCCCGGGTGAAGTGTGTCGGCCTCTCAGCACGCACCACAGAGACCAGCAGTGCAGTCATGTGCCTGGACCTTGCAGCTTCCTGGATGAAGTGCCCCTTGGACAGG GCTTATTTAATTAAACTTTCTGGTTTGAACAAGGAGACATATCAGAGCTGTCTTAAATCTTTTGAGTGTTTACTGGGCCTGAATTCAAATATTGGAATAAGAGACCTAGCTGTACAGTTTAGCTGTACAGAAGCAGTGAACATGGCTTCAAAGATACTAAAAAG CTATGAGTCCAGTCTTCCCCAGACACAGCAAGTAGATCTTGACTTATCCAGGCCACTTTTCACATCTGCTGCACTGCTTTCAGCATGCAA GATTCTAAAGCTGAAAGTGGATAAAAACAAAATGGTAGCCACATCCGGTGTAAAAAAAGCTATATTTGATCGACTGTGTAAACAACTAGAGAAGATTGGACAGCAGGTCGACA GAGAACCTGGAGATTTAGCTACTCCACcacggaagagaaagaagatagtGGTTGAAGCCCCAGCAAAGG AAATGGAGAAGGTAGAGGAGATGCCACATAAACCACAGAAAGATGAAGATCTGACACAGGATTatgaagaatggaaaagaaaaattttggaaaatgctgCCAGTGCTCAAAAGGCTACAGCAGAGTGA
- the LOC100600692 gene encoding origin recognition complex subunit 6-like isoform X2 yields the protein MGSELIRRLAPRLGLAEPDMLRKAEEYLRLSRVKCVGLSARTTETSSAVMCLDLAASWMKCPLDRAYLIKLSGLNKETYQSCLKSFECLLGLNSNIGIRDLAVQFSCTEAVNMASKILKSYESSLPQTQQVDLDLSRPLFTSAALLSACKILKLKVDKNKMVATSGVKKAIFDRLCKQLEKIGQQVDKMEKVEEMPHKPQKDEDLTQDYEEWKRKILENAASAQKATAE from the exons ATGGGGTCGGAGCTGATCAGGCGCCTGGCCCCGCGCCTGGGCCTCGCCGAGCCCGACATGCTGAG GAAAGCAGAGGAGTACTTGCGCCTATCCCGGGTGAAGTGTGTCGGCCTCTCAGCACGCACCACAGAGACCAGCAGTGCAGTCATGTGCCTGGACCTTGCAGCTTCCTGGATGAAGTGCCCCTTGGACAGG GCTTATTTAATTAAACTTTCTGGTTTGAACAAGGAGACATATCAGAGCTGTCTTAAATCTTTTGAGTGTTTACTGGGCCTGAATTCAAATATTGGAATAAGAGACCTAGCTGTACAGTTTAGCTGTACAGAAGCAGTGAACATGGCTTCAAAGATACTAAAAAG CTATGAGTCCAGTCTTCCCCAGACACAGCAAGTAGATCTTGACTTATCCAGGCCACTTTTCACATCTGCTGCACTGCTTTCAGCATGCAA GATTCTAAAGCTGAAAGTGGATAAAAACAAAATGGTAGCCACATCCGGTGTAAAAAAAGCTATATTTGATCGACTGTGTAAACAACTAGAGAAGATTGGACAGCAGGTCGACA AAATGGAGAAGGTAGAGGAGATGCCACATAAACCACAGAAAGATGAAGATCTGACACAGGATTatgaagaatggaaaagaaaaattttggaaaatgctgCCAGTGCTCAAAAGGCTACAGCAGAGTGA